Part of the Cystobacter ferrugineus genome, TGCCGCATGCCAAGAAACTCTCGATTGCGGCGGCGGGTGCTCTGGACGATGAATGTTGCGTCGGACCCCGGTGCGCCGGGGCCGACCTCCCCTCTCCAGCTCGTACCAGAGCCGAAGGCTGCCCGTCGAAGCTGCTCCGACGGGATAGCCTACCTTTCACGGAGCACAGAATCCAAGACGGAGGACACCCATGGTCTATCTGCAAATCACCCTGAAGATTTCTCCCGCCAACCGCCCCGCGGCCGCCGGCGTATACCAACGCTACAAGGCGCCCTTCCTCGAGACGATCGCCGGCGCGAAGTCGAAGGAGCTCCTCGTCCGTGACGAGGACGTGCAGGTGCTGCACGGGTTCGACACGGCGCAGCAGGCCAGCGCCTACCTCAAGACCGACCTGTTCACCGCCGACGTCGTGACCGCGCTGAAGCCGTTCCTCGACGCCGCCCCGGACGTCCGCATCTACCAGGCCGCCTGAGGCTTTCCGTGTCGGGCCGTCGCCGACCGCGGCGGCCCGACGTTCACCAAACCCGCAAGGGAGCAACTTTCAATGAGTGCGCGACGCCGCAGTGGGTGCCGGCACGCCCGCCCTCTGGAGGGTGGGCCAGCGCGTCGGCGTGGGCCGGCTCGGGGGGCACTGCCATGCATGCGACCAGTGCCGCCGCGGGCAGTTCCAGCTCTGCGGGAACCAGCCCTTCGTCGGCACCTCGCAGGACGGCGGCTATGCCGAGATGATGGTCGCGCGAAGCACCGGCCTGGTGGCAATCCCGGACGCGCTCGGCTCCGAGGAAGCCGCGCCCCTGCTGTGCGCGGGGATTGCGACCTTCAACGCCCTCAAGAAGTCGGGCGCGCAGGCAGGAGACCTCGTCGCCATCCAGGGCATCGGCGGCCTGGGTCACCTCGCAGTCCAGTATGCCCGCAAGATGGGCTTCAAGGTCGTGGCCATCGGGCGCGGCGCGGACATCGCGAATGACGTCCTCGGCCTGGGGGCGCACACCTATGTCGACAGCGCGCAGGAGGATGCTGTCGCCCGCCTCCACGAGATGGGCGGCGCCCAGGTCGTCATGACGACCGTCACGGACAGCGCCGCGGCATCGGCGCTCCTGCCGGCCCTGGCGCCGCGGGGAACTCTCCTCGTCGTAGGGGTCGGGAAGGCCCCGCTGACCGTCTCACCCGGCCCACTGGTGGTGGGCGAGCGGTTGGTGCAAGGGACCATCACCGGTACGCCGTTCGAGGCCGAGAAGACGCTGGACTTCAGCGTCCTCGCCAACGTCCTGCCGCGCATCGAGACGATGCCGCTCGAGAGGGCGGGCGAGGCCTTCGCGCGAATGAAGTCCGGCGAGGCGAAGTTCCGGATGGTGCTGACGATGACGGAGGGGCGCTGAGAGGACTCCTGGCGAGGCTCCAGCTCTCTCCCTCAACACGGCCCCCATCCCGCCTGAACGCAAGCAGGTCTCAAATTGCCAGTGCCACGAGGAAGCGGGAGACCATGTTATAGGCCGCGACTGTGGCGACGGCCTCGACTGTCCCGGTCTCGCCGAAAAGACGAGTGAGCTCCAAAATGACGTTGGCGTCCACGCTGACTCGCCTGGTGGACTGATCGGTGAGGGCGATCAGGGCGCGCTCTTTCTCGTTAAACAAGGGGCTGGTGACGTGCTGTGCCTTGATGGCCTCACACTTTTCCTCGGTGCCGCCGGCCTGCAGGTAGGCTGGGTAATGGACGCCCCACTCGAAGTCGGCACCGTTCAGCACGGCCACGCGCAGCATGATCAGTTCTCGATATTCCAGCGGCAGGCTGAAGTCAGCGCGCACGCGGCGCAGCAGTTCGTTCCATCCTGTCGCAAGTGGAAAGCTTCTCAACAGAACTCGATCAATGCCAATCAGTTCGCCGTTCGGACGGCGGGCCTTCATGGCTGTGAGCAACTCGGGGGGAGCCGGCTCGCCGTCTTGCCACGCAGTGATCCTTACGCTACTCATGGTTTCTCTCGACAAGGTAAAGATTGCTTCACGTTGTGTGTAGCGTGAGAATTATTGAGCTGGTCCCAGAATCCAACAACTGTTATATTCTTTGCTCAATACAAAGAAAAACTTTCTGACCATGAAGTCGCCGATCTTCCTGAATGCGTGTCCCCCAAGAAGGTGAGGATGGCGCGAGCGTGGCACCTGAGGCAGCGGTCAGGAAGGCGCCCAAGAAGGAGCGGATGCCGCGAGTGGACTGGGCGAAGCTGCTGCGCAGGACATTCGCGTTGGATGTCTTCACCTGGGCCTGGTGTGGAGGCGGCAGCGCAGGGGCCCCCCAGCACGCGTGGTGTTGAGCCTCGAGCAGTCACGGTGCCCAGTCGCCCACGCCCCTGCTGCCCCCCCTGGGGGGGGCTACCTGGGCCGGCGTGTGCCCAATGGGGCTGCACCGCGTCTCCACCGGCCCGGCGCACAGCCCTCGTGGCACCCGTCAGCAGCCCTCCTCGACCCCTCGGCTCCAGCTCTCTCCCTCAACACGGCCCCCATCCCGCCTATACGCCCGCGCATGTAGGCCTGGGGGCTGCACCCCATGTCGGTACGGAACGCGTACACGAAAGCGGACGTCGAGCCGTAGCCGAGCTCCATGGCCGTCCGGGTCACGTCCAGGCCGCCGCCTAGCAGTTCAATCGCCTTGAACAGCCGCAGGCGGCGGCGCCAAGAGCGCAGGCTCATGCCCACCTCCGCCTCGAAGCGGCGGGCCAGGGTCCGTTCCGACATTCCAAGCTCCCGGCCCCACGCCTCCGGCCCACGTGGGTCGGCCGGGTCCGCGTAGAGCGCCTCGCACAGCGCCGTCAGGGATGATCCCCCGCGTGGCCACGGGAGCGCGCCCGGGAGGGGTCGCGCGCGCCGGAGCTGGTCAAGGATCAGGTCCGTCACACGGCGGGCATAGCCGTCACGATCCTCCTCTCCCTCGAGCGCGGTGGCCTCGACGATGAGAGCCTTCAGAAGCGGCGTGACGCCGAACACGGTCGGACTCATTGGGAGGCCACAGCCGGCCTCGTCGGCGATCCAGAGACTGCGGAACTCCGCCCCGAGCAGTGAGCCGATCCGGTGCCGCAGGCCTGTCGGTAGCCAGACGGCCTGCTCCGGCGAGATCACGAAGGAGCGCCCCTCCACCGCCACCGTCAGCACGCCAGAGATCGCGTAAGCCATCTGGTTCCAGCGGTGCATGTGCTCCGGGAAGTAGTGGCGCGCCGGGATCGACTGTGCGCGCACGGTCATCGGTTGGGGCGGCGCCAGGCCGGGTGGTGCCTCGATTGCCTCCCATGTCATGTCCGGTCTCCAGGTTGGCTGTTGGTCTACATGATTTGGCAGGTTGTCGAAATACGGACAGGAGGCTTTCCCGTATAGATCGTTGGAACGAGCGCCGAAGCCCGTCCGCTCTCAGAGCGAGGAGCCTGCCATGACCCACCTCGACAGCCGAGGCCTGCCACTCTCGACCACGTCCGACCACGCGGCCGAACGCTACCGGGAGGGGAGCGACCTGCTCCTCTCGACCTGGCCCGGTGCCGCGGAGGCCCTGGAGGAGGCAATCGCCGCCGACCCGGACTTCGCTCTCGCCCATGCGGCGCGCGCGCGCCTGCATGCCATCCGTGCCGAACCGGCGAAGGCCCGGGCGCGGATCGCGACGGCGGAAGAGATGGTCGCCCGGCGTGGGACCGAGCGGGAGCGGAGCCATGTGGACATCCTGTCCCTCGCCATCAACGGCCAGTCGGCAAAAGCGCTGGAGCGGGCGCTCGCACACGTCGACATCTGGCCGCGGGACATCCTGATCCTCTCGCTGCCTCTCGGCGCCTTCGGGCTCTTCGCCTTCTCCGGGATGACGGACCACGACCAGGCGCGCGTGGAGCTCTGCGAGCGCCATGCCCGGCACTTCGACGCCGACGATTGGTGGTTCCTCACCTACCGGGGCTGGGCCCATGCGGAGAACGGCAACGTGACGCTCGGCCGAACCCTCACGCAGCGCGGCTACGACCTGCGGACCCACAACGCGAACGCGGCACACGCGCTCGCGCACGTCATGTATGAGGGCGGCGCAGGCGAGGAAGCGGAGAAGCTGATCGCGAACTGGCTGCCGGGCTATGACCACGCCGGAATCCTCCATGGCCATATCGCCTGGCACTCGGCCCTCGGCGCCCTGGAGCGGGGTGATCCGGAGCGGGCCCTCGCAATCTACGCGGAGTACATCCAGCCGTCGGTTTCGGCCGGAATGCCGGTCAATGTGGTCAGCGACACCGCCTCTTTCCTGTGGCGGCTCCAGGCCTACGGCCACACGGTGCCGGCGGGGCTGTGGGAGGCGGCGGCGGCCTATGCTGGGGGAGTCTTCCAAAAGGCTGGCTTCGCCTTCGCTGATGTCCACATGGCCCTCATCGCGGCGGCGACCGGCGACAGGGCCGCGGTGGAGCAGCGCGTGGAGGCGTTGACGGGCCTGCTCGAGGCGGGGGCCCTGGCCGCCGGACCGGTGGTGCCGGCGATCTGCCGCGCCGCCCTTGCCTTCGAGGAGGAAGACTACGCGGGCTGCGCCCGCCTCCTGGAGCCGCTCGCGACCGAGGTCGTGCGTATCGGCGGCAGCGGCGCTCAGCGCGAGGTATTCGAGGACATGCTCCTCGTCGCCCTGATGCGGAGCGGCGAGGCCGTGAAGGCTCGTGAGCTTCTCGGCCGCCGCCTGCACCGCCGCCCGTCACCGCGCGACACGCGCTGGTATGGTCTGCTCACGGCCTGAGGCTCCCCATGTCACATGCTGATGCCAACGCCGCGACCAGGCTCGTGCCCGCGAGCCGTTCCGGGGATGCCGATGTTCTGAGGCTCGCGGTCGCGCAGGCGCTCGCCGGGGCGAACTCGGCGGTCGTCTACGCAACCGGTGCCCTCGTCGGCAACATGCTCGCCCCCAGCAAGGCGCTGGCCACGCTGCCGATCTCCGTCTTCGTGGTGGGGATGGCGGCTTGCACCCTGCCGGCCGGTGCCATGGCCCGGCGCCACGGCCGCCGCGCCGCGTTCCTGACGGGAACGGGATGTGGCGTGCTCGTCGGGGTGTTGGCCGCCCTGGCGGTCGTGCTGGGCTCGTTCTGGCTGTTCTGCGCGGCGACGTTCTTCGGCGGGGCC contains:
- a CDS encoding zinc-binding dehydrogenase, translated to MRDAAVGAGTPALWRVGQRVGVGRLGGHCHACDQCRRGQFQLCGNQPFVGTSQDGGYAEMMVARSTGLVAIPDALGSEEAAPLLCAGIATFNALKKSGAQAGDLVAIQGIGGLGHLAVQYARKMGFKVVAIGRGADIANDVLGLGAHTYVDSAQEDAVARLHEMGGAQVVMTTVTDSAAASALLPALAPRGTLLVVGVGKAPLTVSPGPLVVGERLVQGTITGTPFEAEKTLDFSVLANVLPRIETMPLERAGEAFARMKSGEAKFRMVLTMTEGR
- a CDS encoding carboxymuconolactone decarboxylase family protein — its product is MKARRPNGELIGIDRVLLRSFPLATGWNELLRRVRADFSLPLEYRELIMLRVAVLNGADFEWGVHYPAYLQAGGTEEKCEAIKAQHVTSPLFNEKERALIALTDQSTRRVSVDANVILELTRLFGETGTVEAVATVAAYNMVSRFLVALAI
- a CDS encoding AraC family transcriptional regulator, producing the protein MTWEAIEAPPGLAPPQPMTVRAQSIPARHYFPEHMHRWNQMAYAISGVLTVAVEGRSFVISPEQAVWLPTGLRHRIGSLLGAEFRSLWIADEAGCGLPMSPTVFGVTPLLKALIVEATALEGEEDRDGYARRVTDLILDQLRRARPLPGALPWPRGGSSLTALCEALYADPADPRGPEAWGRELGMSERTLARRFEAEVGMSLRSWRRRLRLFKAIELLGGGLDVTRTAMELGYGSTSAFVYAFRTDMGCSPQAYMRGRIGGMGAVLRERAGAEGSRRAADGCHEGCAPGRWRRGAAPLGTRRPR
- a CDS encoding tetratricopeptide repeat protein, producing the protein MTHLDSRGLPLSTTSDHAAERYREGSDLLLSTWPGAAEALEEAIAADPDFALAHAARARLHAIRAEPAKARARIATAEEMVARRGTERERSHVDILSLAINGQSAKALERALAHVDIWPRDILILSLPLGAFGLFAFSGMTDHDQARVELCERHARHFDADDWWFLTYRGWAHAENGNVTLGRTLTQRGYDLRTHNANAAHALAHVMYEGGAGEEAEKLIANWLPGYDHAGILHGHIAWHSALGALERGDPERALAIYAEYIQPSVSAGMPVNVVSDTASFLWRLQAYGHTVPAGLWEAAAAYAGGVFQKAGFAFADVHMALIAAATGDRAAVEQRVEALTGLLEAGALAAGPVVPAICRAALAFEEEDYAGCARLLEPLATEVVRIGGSGAQREVFEDMLLVALMRSGEAVKARELLGRRLHRRPSPRDTRWYGLLTA